Proteins from a single region of Streptomyces spectabilis:
- the rfbC gene encoding dTDP-4-dehydrorhamnose 3,5-epimerase: protein MKATQVPAIAGAYLFEPTPYADERGFFCRTFDADVVRSVGLDPGAFIQDSVSRSVRGVLRGLHLRSGAGEAKLVRCSYGKIFDVVVDLRPDSPTYRNVASFELSGETQATLYVPAGCAHGFQALTETADTSYRIDRPHDPAEDVTIAFDDPELAVPWPLPPTSMSRRDREAPSLAEVLKQKES from the coding sequence ATGAAGGCGACCCAAGTCCCGGCGATCGCCGGGGCGTACCTGTTCGAGCCGACGCCGTACGCCGACGAGCGCGGCTTCTTCTGTCGCACCTTCGACGCCGACGTGGTCCGCTCGGTGGGCCTCGACCCGGGCGCCTTCATCCAGGACAGCGTGTCCCGCTCGGTCCGGGGCGTGCTGCGCGGCCTGCACCTGCGCTCCGGCGCGGGCGAGGCCAAGCTGGTGCGGTGCTCGTACGGGAAGATCTTCGACGTCGTCGTGGACCTGCGGCCCGACTCGCCGACCTACCGCAACGTGGCCTCCTTCGAGCTGTCCGGCGAGACGCAGGCCACCCTGTACGTCCCGGCGGGGTGCGCGCACGGCTTCCAGGCGCTGACCGAGACCGCCGACACCTCGTACCGGATCGACCGCCCGCACGATCCGGCCGAGGACGTGACGATCGCCTTCGACGACCCGGAGCTCGCCGTTCCCTGGCCGCTGCCGCCCACATCGATGTCCCGGCGGGACCGGGAGGCGCCGAGCCTCGCCGAGGTCCTGAAGCAGAAGGAGAGCTGA
- a CDS encoding glutamate-1-semialdehyde 2,1-aminomutase has translation MDSEEFSLPRSRTANERLHALIPGGAHTYAKGDDQYPEGLAPVISHGSGAHVWDVDGNRYIEYGSGLRSVSLGHAHPRVLEAVRRELGRGSNFVRPSIVEVEAAERFLATVPTAEMVKFAKNGSDATTAAVRLARAVTGRPRVALCGDHPFFSVDDWFIGTTPMSTGVPAATTDLTVTFPYGDLAATEELLTRYQDEIACLILEPATHTEPAPGYLAGLRELADRHGCVLVFDEMITGFRWSEAGAQGLYGVVPDLSTFGKALGNGFAVSALAGRRDLMERGGLRHSHDRVFLLSTTHGAETHSLAAAMAVQATYVEEGITARLHALGERLAAGVREAAASMGVGDHIVVRGRASNLVFATLDEHRQPSQPYRTLFLRQLLAGGVLAPSFVVSSALDDADIDRTVDVVAQACAVYRKALDAADPAPWLAGRPVKPVFRRLA, from the coding sequence GTGGACAGCGAAGAGTTCTCCCTGCCCCGGTCGCGGACGGCGAACGAGCGGCTGCACGCCCTGATCCCCGGGGGCGCGCACACCTACGCCAAGGGGGACGACCAGTACCCCGAAGGTCTCGCCCCGGTCATCAGCCACGGCAGCGGTGCCCACGTGTGGGACGTCGACGGCAACCGCTACATCGAGTACGGGTCGGGGCTGCGGTCGGTCAGCCTCGGCCACGCCCACCCCCGCGTGCTCGAAGCGGTGCGGCGGGAGCTCGGCCGCGGCAGCAACTTCGTCCGCCCCTCCATCGTGGAGGTGGAGGCCGCGGAGCGCTTCCTGGCCACCGTGCCGACCGCGGAGATGGTGAAGTTCGCGAAGAACGGCTCCGACGCCACCACCGCGGCGGTGCGTCTGGCCCGGGCCGTCACCGGCCGCCCGCGGGTGGCCCTCTGCGGCGACCACCCGTTCTTCTCCGTCGACGACTGGTTCATCGGCACCACGCCGATGTCCACCGGCGTTCCCGCGGCGACCACCGACCTCACCGTGACGTTCCCTTACGGTGACCTGGCCGCCACGGAGGAGCTGCTCACCCGGTACCAGGACGAGATCGCCTGTCTGATCCTCGAACCCGCCACCCACACCGAACCGGCGCCCGGCTACCTCGCGGGCCTGCGCGAGCTGGCCGACCGGCACGGCTGCGTCCTGGTCTTCGACGAGATGATCACCGGCTTCCGCTGGTCCGAGGCGGGCGCCCAGGGCCTGTACGGCGTCGTCCCCGACCTCTCCACGTTCGGCAAGGCACTGGGCAACGGCTTCGCCGTCTCCGCCCTCGCCGGGCGCCGCGACCTCATGGAGCGGGGCGGCCTTCGCCACTCCCACGACCGGGTGTTCCTGCTGTCCACCACGCACGGTGCGGAAACGCACTCCCTGGCGGCCGCGATGGCCGTGCAGGCCACCTATGTCGAGGAGGGCATCACCGCGCGCCTTCACGCCCTCGGGGAGCGGCTGGCCGCCGGTGTCCGCGAGGCCGCGGCCAGCATGGGCGTCGGCGACCACATCGTCGTCCGGGGCCGGGCCAGCAACCTGGTCTTCGCCACCCTCGACGAGCACCGGCAGCCGTCGCAGCCGTACCGCACCCTGTTCCTGCGCCAACTCCTGGCGGGCGGGGTGCTCGCCCCGTCGTTCGTGGTGAGCAGCGCGCTCGACGACGCCGACATCGACCGCACCGTCGACGTGGTGGCCCAGGCCTGTGCGGTGTACCGGAAGGCGCTGGACGCCGCCGATCCCGCACCCTGGCTGGCCGGGCGGCCGGTGAAGCCCGTGTTCCGCCGCTTGGCGTGA
- a CDS encoding NAD(P)-dependent oxidoreductase has product MGNTAVTVIGLGEMGRALADALITSGHPTTVWNRSAGKADDLVARGASRAATVEDAVLASPLTVVCLLDYDVTDAILRPAADALRGRTLVNLTNGTPAQAREAESWAVGHGAAYLDGGIMAIPSTVATSQAFVLYSGQKAHFDAHKETLQALGAAKYVGADAGIAALYDLALLSAMNVMFDGFFHAVAMATSHTEGNAAGFTELLVPWLTNMTQVMPAFAADVDSDAEPVLAQGLDVLLAGVRNMAQASRDAGVRADYFERSAAAMEQQLAEGITAFTAPEAVQRLRTLN; this is encoded by the coding sequence GTGGGTAACACGGCAGTCACGGTCATCGGCCTCGGTGAGATGGGACGGGCACTGGCGGACGCTCTGATCACCTCGGGGCACCCCACGACCGTATGGAACCGCAGCGCCGGCAAGGCCGATGACCTGGTGGCTCGCGGTGCATCGCGAGCCGCGACGGTCGAGGACGCGGTGCTTGCCAGCCCGCTGACAGTCGTCTGTCTGCTGGACTACGACGTCACAGACGCGATCCTTCGGCCCGCCGCCGACGCTCTGCGCGGCCGGACTCTGGTCAACCTCACCAATGGCACGCCCGCGCAGGCGCGAGAGGCGGAGTCCTGGGCAGTGGGACATGGTGCGGCCTACCTGGACGGCGGGATCATGGCGATTCCGTCGACGGTCGCAACGTCGCAGGCGTTCGTCCTCTACAGCGGTCAGAAGGCGCACTTCGACGCGCACAAGGAGACGTTGCAGGCGTTGGGGGCAGCCAAGTACGTCGGCGCCGACGCGGGCATCGCCGCACTGTATGACCTGGCGCTTCTCAGCGCGATGAATGTGATGTTCGATGGCTTCTTCCACGCGGTCGCCATGGCCACCTCGCACACGGAAGGCAACGCGGCTGGTTTCACGGAGCTCCTTGTGCCCTGGCTGACGAACATGACCCAAGTGATGCCCGCGTTCGCTGCCGACGTGGACTCGGATGCGGAGCCGGTGCTTGCCCAGGGCCTCGATGTGCTGCTGGCCGGTGTGCGCAATATGGCACAGGCGTCGCGGGACGCGGGAGTGCGCGCCGACTACTTCGAGCGCTCAGCCGCGGCGATGGAGCAGCAGCTCGCCGAGGGGATTACCGCCTTCACCGCTCCTGAGGCGGTGCAACGCCTCAGGACTCTCAACTGA
- a CDS encoding phosphatase PAP2 family protein, with protein MRQRPRPEGEARHEVLPVALRAWLGLVAVLAALVVVVIGVMYSGHSKPGKVDAWIVSPTADSVRPPWRNVALATDFWGEPAGAALLVAAAVTGCLFLRRPRAAVLVVVGAGAAVVTTTLVKSLVGRTIHGADNLSYPSGHTAFATALAFAVALLVTGLLGLDRTAGTVLVLGSALAAGAAMGWAQVALSAHYPTDVLGGWCTALVVVPATAWLVDRIADRMADAGQREHR; from the coding sequence GTGCGTCAACGGCCCCGCCCGGAGGGGGAGGCGCGGCACGAGGTGCTGCCCGTAGCGCTGCGCGCGTGGCTCGGTCTTGTCGCGGTACTCGCCGCGCTGGTGGTCGTCGTGATCGGGGTCATGTACTCCGGCCACAGCAAGCCCGGCAAGGTGGACGCCTGGATCGTCTCGCCGACGGCGGACAGCGTACGGCCGCCGTGGCGGAACGTCGCCCTCGCCACGGACTTCTGGGGGGAGCCCGCAGGAGCGGCACTGCTGGTCGCGGCCGCCGTGACGGGCTGCCTGTTCCTGAGGAGGCCTCGCGCGGCGGTGCTCGTCGTGGTCGGCGCCGGTGCGGCCGTGGTGACGACGACGCTGGTCAAGTCCCTGGTGGGGCGCACCATCCATGGCGCGGACAACTTGTCCTACCCGAGCGGGCACACCGCCTTCGCCACCGCGCTCGCCTTCGCGGTGGCGCTGCTCGTCACCGGCCTGCTCGGCCTCGACAGAACGGCCGGCACGGTGCTCGTGCTCGGCTCGGCGCTGGCGGCCGGGGCCGCCATGGGGTGGGCGCAGGTCGCCCTCAGCGCCCACTACCCGACCGACGTCCTCGGCGGCTGGTGCACCGCCCTCGTGGTGGTCCCGGCGACCGCGTGGCTGGTCGACCGGATCGCCGACCGGATGGCCGACGCGGGTCAGCGGGAGCACCGCTGA